One genomic segment of Desulfobaccales bacterium includes these proteins:
- the dapA gene encoding 4-hydroxy-tetrahydrodipicolinate synthase yields the protein MLQGAITAIVTPFKNGQVDEEAYRELIEFQIQGGIHGIVPCGTTGESATLSHAEHKRVVEICVDQVKKRVPVIAGTGSNNTAEAVELTQHAEKAGADFALMITPYYNKPTQEGLVLHYKTICEKTRIPIVVYNVPSRTSVNLLPETVARLTQFPNIVGIKEATGDMKQCAKIIELCGDRLTVLSGDDFTVLPLLAIGGKGVISVVSNVAPADMAGMCNAFFAGDLATARKLHYKMWPLMEAMFYETNPAPAKTALKMMGKITGEVRQPLCPLSPANEEKLRTVLTKYGLI from the coding sequence ATGTTGCAAGGAGCCATCACCGCCATCGTCACCCCCTTCAAAAACGGTCAGGTGGACGAAGAGGCCTACCGGGAACTCATCGAGTTCCAGATCCAGGGGGGCATCCATGGCATCGTGCCCTGCGGCACCACCGGCGAATCCGCCACCCTGTCCCATGCCGAACACAAACGGGTGGTGGAGATCTGCGTGGATCAGGTGAAAAAACGCGTGCCGGTGATCGCGGGCACCGGCTCCAACAACACCGCCGAGGCGGTGGAGCTCACCCAGCACGCCGAGAAGGCCGGGGCCGACTTCGCCCTGATGATCACCCCCTACTACAACAAGCCCACCCAGGAAGGCCTGGTGCTGCACTACAAGACCATCTGCGAGAAGACCCGCATCCCCATCGTGGTCTATAACGTGCCCAGCCGCACCAGCGTCAACCTGCTCCCGGAAACCGTGGCCCGGCTCACCCAGTTCCCCAACATCGTGGGCATCAAGGAAGCCACCGGCGACATGAAGCAGTGCGCCAAAATCATCGAGCTCTGCGGCGACCGCCTCACCGTCCTCTCCGGGGACGACTTCACCGTGCTGCCCCTTCTGGCCATCGGCGGCAAAGGCGTCATCTCCGTGGTCTCCAACGTGGCGCCCGCAGACATGGCCGGCATGTGCAACGCCTTCTTCGCCGGGGACCTGGCCACCGCCCGCAAACTCCATTACAAAATGTGGCCCCTCATGGAAGCCATGTTCTACGAAACCAACCCGGCACCCGCCAAAACCGCCCTCAAAATGATGGGCAAAATCACCGGGGAAGTGCGCCAGCCCTTATGCCCCCTTTCCCCGGCCAACGAAGAAAAACTCCGCACCGTCCTGACGAAGTACGGTTTGATTTGA
- the dapF gene encoding diaminopimelate epimerase — translation MPDPQECRRVEFFKMHGGGNDFILIDHRERCFPRPEQPKLARRLCAPKVGVGADGLILLEESEIADVAWHFYNADGSEAEMCGNGARCAARFAVLKGLTGPSLTLETLAGIIHCEVMDRSARVQLTDVGDVRLHLDIPLGEETLHGHFLRVGVPHTVIPVPDLEAVPVTRWGRAVRFHPLFQPAGTNVNFIKVDNPHELTIRTYERGVEDETLACGTGSVAAALIAARLGEVRSPVLVHTRGGEILTVTFAPDDPFGEVYLEGETRVVFEGRLWLEEIL, via the coding sequence ATGCCGGATCCCCAGGAGTGCCGCCGGGTGGAATTCTTCAAGATGCACGGCGGCGGCAACGACTTTATCCTCATCGACCACCGGGAGCGCTGCTTCCCCCGGCCGGAGCAGCCCAAGCTGGCCCGGCGCCTGTGCGCCCCCAAGGTGGGGGTGGGGGCCGACGGCCTCATCCTCCTGGAGGAGAGCGAGATTGCCGATGTGGCCTGGCACTTTTACAACGCCGACGGCTCCGAGGCGGAGATGTGCGGCAACGGCGCCCGCTGTGCCGCCCGTTTTGCGGTGCTCAAGGGCCTGACCGGCCCCAGCCTGACCTTGGAGACCCTGGCCGGCATCATCCATTGCGAGGTGATGGACCGGAGCGCCCGGGTGCAGTTGACCGACGTGGGGGATGTGCGCCTGCATCTGGACATTCCCCTGGGGGAGGAGACCCTGCACGGCCACTTCCTCCGGGTGGGGGTGCCCCACACCGTGATCCCGGTGCCCGACCTGGAGGCCGTGCCGGTAACCCGCTGGGGCCGGGCGGTGCGCTTCCACCCCCTGTTTCAGCCTGCGGGCACCAACGTCAACTTCATCAAGGTGGACAACCCCCACGAACTCACGATCCGCACCTACGAGCGGGGCGTGGAGGATGAGACCCTGGCCTGCGGCACCGGCTCGGTGGCCGCGGCCCTGATTGCCGCCCGCCTGGGGGAGGTGCGCTCCCCGGTGCTGGTGCACACCCGGGGGGGCGAAATCCTCACCGTCACCTTCGCCCCCGATGACCCCTTCGGCGAGGTCTATCTGGAGGGCGAAACCCGGGTGGTCTTCGAAGGCCGTCTGTGGCTGGAGGAAATCCTGTAA
- the lysA gene encoding diaminopimelate decarboxylase — MHHFHYVQGELYCEQVPVAQIARRVGTPLYLYSHATLTRHFHAFDEAFAGFPHLICFAVKANSNLAILRLFASLGAGADIVSGGELYRALRAGVDPGRIVYSGVGKKPREIKEALRAGILMFNIESSQELEAISRLARRLGTTARVALRINPDIDPKTHPYISTGLKKNKFGINIEQALLDYWRAQALPGIEVVGVACHIGSQITELEPFLEAVQRLRELIARLADMGIRIRYLDLGGGLGITYQEELPPHPREYGAAVTKELQGLDVTLILEPGRVLVGNAGILVTQVLYTKYTDAKHFIIVDAAMNDLARPSLYGSYHAVWPVREADRPELTASVVGPICESGDFLAKDRVLPGFQPGELLAVMSAGAYGFSMSSNYNSRPRVAEILVKDDEFYVIRKRETYRQLIWGEQIPPFLTGEA; from the coding sequence ATGCATCATTTTCACTATGTCCAGGGGGAATTGTATTGCGAGCAGGTGCCGGTGGCCCAAATCGCCCGCCGGGTGGGCACCCCCTTATATCTGTACAGCCACGCCACCCTGACCCGGCACTTCCACGCCTTTGATGAGGCCTTCGCCGGCTTTCCCCATCTCATCTGCTTTGCCGTGAAGGCCAACTCCAACCTGGCCATCCTGCGGCTCTTCGCCTCGCTGGGGGCCGGGGCGGACATCGTCAGCGGCGGTGAGCTCTACCGGGCGCTTCGGGCCGGGGTGGACCCGGGCCGCATCGTCTATTCCGGGGTGGGGAAAAAGCCCCGGGAGATTAAAGAGGCCCTCAGGGCCGGGATTTTGATGTTCAACATCGAATCCTCCCAGGAGCTGGAGGCCATCTCCCGGCTGGCCCGGCGCCTGGGCACCACCGCCCGGGTGGCCCTGCGCATCAATCCGGACATCGACCCCAAGACCCATCCCTACATCTCCACCGGCCTCAAAAAGAACAAGTTCGGCATCAATATCGAGCAGGCCCTCCTGGACTACTGGCGGGCCCAGGCCCTCCCTGGCATTGAGGTGGTGGGGGTGGCCTGCCACATCGGTTCCCAGATCACCGAGCTGGAGCCTTTTCTGGAGGCGGTGCAGCGCCTCCGGGAACTCATCGCCCGGCTGGCGGACATGGGGATCCGCATCCGCTACCTGGACCTGGGGGGCGGCCTGGGCATCACCTACCAGGAGGAGCTGCCCCCTCATCCCCGGGAATACGGCGCCGCGGTCACCAAGGAGCTCCAGGGCCTGGACGTCACCCTCATCCTGGAGCCCGGCCGGGTGCTGGTGGGGAACGCCGGCATCCTGGTGACCCAGGTGCTCTACACCAAATACACCGACGCCAAGCACTTCATTATCGTGGATGCGGCGATGAACGATCTGGCCCGCCCCAGCCTCTACGGCTCCTATCACGCCGTCTGGCCCGTCAGGGAAGCCGACCGCCCGGAGCTCACCGCCTCGGTGGTGGGGCCCATCTGCGAGTCCGGGGACTTTCTCGCCAAGGACCGGGTGCTCCCCGGCTTTCAGCCCGGAGAGCTCCTGGCGGTGATGAGCGCCGGGGCCTACGGCTTCTCCATGAGCTCCAACTACAACTCCCGGCCCCGGGTGGCGGAAATCTTGGTGAAAGACGACGAGTTTTATGTTATCAGAAAGCGGGAAACCTACCGCCAGCTCATCTGGGGTGAGCAGATTCCGCCTTTTCTGACCGGGGAGGCCTAA
- a CDS encoding fibronectin type III domain-containing protein produces MSPDEMLPGPVKDFRLSQEGNSLVLSWRFPTADRQGQPLTQFRGFSLYRCETPGILPDDRCLKDFVVVADIDLAYPKEARIEGDRVVYQDTRLVPGRRYDYKVAAYGPGRWLGEFSPVRSHAWGVLPQAPRELSATPGDRSVTLTWSPVTRLADGSAAADLAGYHLYRREKGGPVRRLTPEPVREPQYQDVGLKNNLEYIYTVRAVRRLGPDLLESLDSPAARAVPRDLTPPPPPLNLVAVPTKQGVELRWDPSPAPDLAGYRVYRRAAGEPRATLLTPQLLTRPAYVDRQAAPGRLYIYQVTAVDDASPPNESPPSEEAEVGL; encoded by the coding sequence TTGTCTCCGGATGAGATGCTCCCCGGGCCGGTCAAGGACTTCCGCCTCTCCCAGGAAGGGAACTCCCTGGTGCTGAGCTGGCGTTTCCCCACCGCAGACCGCCAGGGCCAGCCCCTGACCCAGTTTCGGGGCTTCAGCCTGTATCGCTGCGAGACGCCCGGGATATTGCCCGACGATCGCTGCCTGAAAGACTTCGTGGTGGTGGCGGACATTGACCTGGCGTATCCCAAGGAGGCCCGGATTGAGGGGGACCGGGTGGTCTATCAGGACACCCGCCTGGTTCCGGGGCGCCGCTATGACTACAAGGTGGCGGCCTACGGCCCCGGCCGCTGGCTGGGGGAATTTTCCCCGGTGCGCTCCCACGCCTGGGGAGTGCTGCCCCAGGCGCCCCGGGAGCTCAGCGCCACTCCGGGCGACCGCAGCGTCACCCTTACCTGGAGCCCGGTGACCCGCCTGGCGGACGGCAGCGCCGCTGCCGACCTGGCGGGCTATCACCTTTACCGCCGGGAGAAAGGCGGCCCGGTGCGGCGCCTGACTCCGGAGCCTGTAAGGGAGCCGCAGTATCAGGATGTGGGGCTGAAAAACAATCTGGAATATATTTACACGGTGCGGGCGGTGCGAAGGCTGGGGCCGGATCTGCTGGAGAGCCTGGACTCCCCCGCGGCCCGGGCCGTGCCCCGGGACCTCACCCCGCCGCCCCCGCCCCTGAACCTGGTGGCGGTGCCCACGAAGCAAGGGGTGGAGCTGCGCTGGGACCCCAGCCCGGCCCCGGATCTGGCGGGTTACCGGGTCTATCGCCGGGCGGCGGGGGAGCCCCGGGCCACGCTCCTGACCCCTCAACTCCTCACCCGGCCCGCCTACGTGGACCGGCAGGCGGCTCCCGGACGGCTGTATATCTATCAGGTGACGGCGGTGGACGACGCCTCCCCGCCCAATGAAAGCCCGCCCTCCGAAGAGGCGGAAGTCGGCCTGTAA